Proteins from one Oryza sativa Japonica Group chromosome 12, ASM3414082v1 genomic window:
- the LOC4351825 gene encoding probable calcium-binding protein CML28, translating to MSGSNMDSTELRKVFKMFDKNGDGRITKKELGESFKNFGIFIPDDELDATMDKIDANGDGCVDVEEFGLLYRSILGDDAAGRAPRTAAAAIGGEGGAPDDEDEGMREAFNVFDQNGDGFITVDELRSVLSSLGLKHGRTADDCRRMISMVDADGDGRVDFKEFKQMMRGGGFAALGG from the coding sequence atgagcgGGAGCAATATGGATTCGACGGAGCTGAGGAAGGTGTTCAAGATGTTCGACAAGAACGGCGACGGGAGGATCACCAAGAAGGAGCTGGGCGAGTCGTTCAAGAACTTCGGCATCTTCATCCccgacgacgagctcgacgcCACCATGGACAAGATCGACGCCAACGGCGACGGCTGCGTCGACGTCGAGGAGTTCGGCCTCCTCTACCGCTCCATcctcggcgacgacgccgccggccgagcccccaggacggcggcggcggccatcggcggcgagggcggcgcccccgacgacgaggacgaggggATGCGGGAGGCGTTCAACGTGTTCGACCAGAACGGCGACGGATTCATCACCGTCGACGAGCTCCGGTCCGTGCTGTCCAGCCTCGGGCTCAAGCATGGCCGCACCGCCGACGACTGCCGCCGGATGATCAGCATGGtggacgccgacggcgacggccgcgtcGACTTCAAGGAGTTCAAGCAGATGATGCGCGGCGGCGGGTTCGCCGCGCTCGGTGGCTAG
- the LOC4351826 gene encoding uncharacterized protein: MAAAAAEDAAVPSPPPSLLSLCLEAVASHLTAGAGGVGQAGGRWGRDHYDGGEGGGDTMITPEEVAEALPWELLHRLASLLPPAALEALHHAAHDRCCFSAATAAVGFAGPDGDRRGIKRSRCEDFNPEWQALFGLRWPRCDNAGHDGLLTVDWQRQYWEKHLQECLDEAAESALLPSFCGSIDELTIPAKIVSCILHTKDIPQQYSRLSFHCSSFGCYARCLRLQSVLCTAEISDLLQGSKLEKLMFVRIISDLEVNGVCMLLSCHAETLLSLEFIHCQLSPAVMDKICNSVLQKGSVNHGIQNFSIKSSRICESNTLNISAGLLDFLSMGKSLQWLSLNDTKMQPLFAKIIVHTLLGSSSGIRTLEISENNIAGWLKTMDKRFACFSSALESNISLNSLTLLNLRGNNLNKGDIEDLCKILVKMPNLRDLDISDNPIMDEGIRLLICFISRTLRKEKSLSRLRAENCDLTNIGVTELLECLSSVSEPLNLLSIADNHLGSSVAVALAKFLGSGVRELNIEDIGFGPLGFQILEEALPADVALSHINVSKNRGGIRAARFVSRLIKQAPGLVSVNAGSNLLPPESMEVICDVLKQKNTCNLERLDLMGNMHLSDAAFPAALEFRKHGKQILIVPSQPGACAPYDDDP, from the exons atggcggcggcggcggcggaggatgcgGCTGTGCCCTCGCCTCCGCCGAGCTTGCTGTCGCTGTGCTTGGAGGCGGTGGCCTCCCACCTCACCGCCGGCGCGGGGGGCGTCGGCCAAGCCGGTGGCCGGTGGGGCCGCGACCATTacgacggcggggagggcggcggcgacacgatGATTAcgccggaggaggtggcggaggcgctGCCCTGGgagctcctccaccgcctcgcGTCCCTCCTCCCGCCCGCCGCGCTCGAGGCGCTCCACCACGCCGCCCACGATCG GTGCTGCTTTTCAGCTGCCACTGCTGCTGTTGGGTTTGCGGGACCTGATGGTGATAGACGTGGGATAAAACGATCAAG GTGTGAGGATTTCAACCCTGAATGGCAAGCATTGTTCGGACTTCGTTGGCCCCGTTGTGATAATGCTGGACATGATGGCTTGCTTACTGTGGATTGGCAGCGACAGTATTGGGAAAAGCATCTGCAGGA GTGCCTTGACGAAGCTGCTGAGAGTGCCTTGCTTCCTTCTTTTTGTGGCAGTATTGATGAGCTGACTATACCAG CTAAAATCGTGAGTTGCATTCTCCACACCAAGGACATACCTCAACAGTATTCAAGATTGTCGTTTCATTGCAGCAGTTTTGGCTGTTACGCGAG GTGTTTGAGATTGCAAAGTGTTCTTTGCACAGCAGAAATTTCT GATTTGTTGCAAGGTAGCAAGCTGGAAAAGTTGATGTTTGTAAGAATTATATCAGACCTGGAG GTTAATGGTGTATGCATGCTTCTGAGCTGCCATGCAGAGACATTGCTTTCTCTTGAATTTATCCATTGCCAGCTTTCTCCAGCTGTCATGGATAAAATTTGTAATAGTGTATTGCAGAAAGGATCAGTAAACCATGGAATCCAGAACTTCAGTATTAAATCGTCACGTATTTGTGAAAGCAATACTCTAAACATCTCTGCTGGCTTATTAGATTTTCTGTCAATGGGAAA GTCATTACAATGGCTATCACTTAACGATACTAAGATGCAGCCATTATTTGCTAAAATAATTGTCCATACTCTTCTTGGATCATCAAGTGGCATACGAACTCTTGAGATATCAGAAAACAAT ATTGCAGGCTGGTTAAAGACAATGGATAAAAGATTTGCATGCTTTTCATCAGCACTGGAGTCAAATATTTCTTTGAACTCCTTGACCCTTCTTAACCTGAG GGGTAACAATTTGAACAAGGGTGATATTGAAGATCTATGCAAAATCCTAGTTAAGATGCCTAACTTGAGAGATTTAGATATAAGTGACAATCCGATCATGGACGAAGGAATCAG ATTGCTTATTTGTTTTATTTCACGGACCCTTCGCAAGGAAAAATCACTTTCAAGGTTAAGAGCAGAGAACTGTGACTTGACCAATATTGGTGTGACTGAACTTCTTGAATGCCTTTCATCTGTGAGTGAaccacttaatctgttgtctaTAGCGGATAATCATCTGGGCAG TTCTGTTGCAGTTGCATTGGCGAAATTTTTGGGTTCAGGTGTAAGGGAGCTAAATATTGAAGATATTGGCTTTGGGCCACTAGGCTTCCAAATCCTTGAGGAAGCATTACCAGCGGATGTAGCCCTTTCCCATATAAATGTCAG TAAGAATCGTGGTGGGATTAGAGCCGCACGATTTGTTTCCCGATTAATAAAACAAGCACCAGGCCTTGTGTCAGTCAATGCAGGGTCTAACCTCTTGCCTCCTGAATCTATGGAAGTCATCTGTGATGTCTTGAAGCAGAAAAATACAT GTAACCTGGAGCGGTTGGATCTGATGGGCAACATGCATTTGTCAGATGCTGCCTTTCCTGCAGCACTTGAATTCAGGAAGCACGGAAAGCAAATCCTGATTGTTCCTTCACAGCCAGGTGCCTGTGCTCCATATGATGACGACCCATAA